The Polyangiaceae bacterium DNA segment TGTCTACGTTTTGAGCACAAACGATCGAGGCAGCAGTTTTCCGACAATGGATGAGAGCGCCAATGTTTTGACGATCTGCGCTTGGGTGACCTCATTGACCCGAGGTTTAACGCAAAGTGGCAAAGACGCAGGGACGCAAAGACGTGGTCTATGCGCTGACCACGAGCAGTACTCCGCCACTTCGTTGATTGAGCTTCGGGAGCTGCTTGATTTCTCGGCACCGCGGCACCCCGAACTCGCCGCCTTCGGCGGCTCGGACAGCGGGGCCCCCGCCGCAGCGCCGAGAAATCAAGCAGCTCCCAAAGCCTCGCTTGATACGATTTGGGAGAGTCGTGTTCAGAGCACGCGCATGAATGCGACGAGGTCGCTCTTTTCCTGATCGGAGAGTTTCAGCTCGAGCACCAAATTGAAGAATTCCACGGTGTCTTCGAGCGTGAGGAGGCGGCCGTCGTGCAGATACGGTGGCGAATCCTTGATGCCTCGGAGCGGGAAGCTTTTCGTCGGGCCTTCGGCAACAGTGAGACGCCCATTGATGAGCGTTGGTTGGTAGAACCGTTCCACATGGAGATCGTGCATGAAATTATCCGAATAGATCGGCGGTGGATGGCAATTGGCGCATTGCCCTTTGCCAAAGAAAACCTCCTGACCTCGAAGCTCTTCGGGCGTGGCGAGGCGTGGATCGAGTCGTTTGTCGGTGATGCGAAGCTTCGGCGCGGGCGGGAAGTCGAGTATCTCTTGGAATTCGGCCATCGCATGGACTTCGCTTCCTCGTTCGAGGAAATTGACACCCTTCTTCTGAGCGATCACGATATCCCCATCGAAATACGCCGCACGTTGCTCGAATTCAGTGAAATCCTCGATGGTGCGGAGTGCCCGTTGTGAACCAAAGAGCCGCTGCTGGTTCACGCCTCTTAGCGATGGCGTATCGATGCGGCGCCGATGCGATTGGGGGCGTTTGTCGCCGACGAGGTGAAATGCTGCATTCGTATGACCATTCGCATGGCAATCGAAGCAGCTCACGCCGGGGCTGGGCTTTTCGGACCTACGATCGTCGGTCAGATTGAATTGCTGCTGCGCGAATTGCGATACCAAGAGGCGCAGCCCTTCGAGTTGTTTCCGGATTCAGGATTCCGTCGAACAACGCAAAAAAGTTTTGCCGCGTGACGAGCTGGCCGCGGGACACGTCCCCGAGGTCCGGCCTGGTCGTGAGAAAGATGGGCGGAGGAAACTCCGCAATGAAATGCTCGGGGAAGTCGAATTCCACGTCGAATCGTTCGAGGTTCAGGTTTTCCTGACGCTTGATCTCCGCGATGTGCGTCTTTGGGAAAACCATTCCGCCCTCGCCGTGTTTTGCGTGAGGCAATGGCATAAATCCCGCTGGAAAAAGGTTCTTGTCGCGAATCTCCGCCGGCGTCATACCGGCGAGCGACGTCCACGTCATTCCTTGCGGCAGCTTCACGCGCACGCCTTGTTGTACGGCCTTGCCTCGCGACATCGTGACGCCACGTGCCGGCTTGTTGGCGAGGTCGTACCTCGAGGCGAGCAAATCCAATTGCCTTTTCATCACGGCGGGTTTTTCCGCGGATAGACGCGCCATGATCGCGGCAAAAGGTTCTTCGATGGCGACGGGGGCATAACTCGTCTTCGAGTCTCCCGGCGCAAGCAAACCCAGGCGCGGATCGGAAACGATACCTCCAGCAGGCGCCGCTGCCGCCGACGTACCTCGCGCCGGCTGCGGTTCAGCGGCGGCATTGGGACTGAGTCCTGCGGAACAAGCTCCCACGGCGCCCACCGTCAGGGCGAGCCACAACGTATTCAGATGCAATCGCATCGAGCCTCCTCTCGTGAATGACGAGACGAAAGCTTATTGCTTAACAGCGAGGTCGTGGCGCGGATGAATCGGTCATTCGATACGCGACAAACCCGCCGCGCGTAGGTCGTTTTACCGAGGACCCATGGGGAAACGAAGGAAGTGTTTGTCTGGAACGTTTGCCGTCAATTCGGAATCGTCAACGCTTCGCGCAATTCGCCCTCGAGCTCGTTCAGGGCTGGTTCTCCCAATCCAGGCGGCGCAAATAATTGAAGATGAATCCGCCCTCGCAATCCAAATGCGACCATGGTCGGCACCGGAATCCCTTTGACGTTCGGCCCGACCGCGCGCATGTCGACGATATCGTCGACGAGCGGCCCGAGGCCTTGATCGAGTTTTCCCACGTTGGTGAAAATGAATCCGCGGCTGATGGGCAAATCGACGAGCACCTGTTGGAATGCCGGCGCGAGCCGTCGCAGGATTCCATGCGGCAATGGCCCCGCGAGCAGCGTTGGCAAAAGCAAAAACGCCGGCCCAACGAGGCTCCGCCGGTGCTGTGCCGTGATGGCGCTCACGGCCTTCACGGCATCGACGATGTTTTGCGTGGCCGAGCGTGGAACGATCGTGGTCAAGATGGATGATGCATTCGTGGTGGATAGGTGTGCCGAGCGTGAGTATCGCCGAAGGTCCATCGTGTAAAGCACGGCGACGGGCCCTTTGCTGGATCGCTTTGCCGCAATCATGGCAATGGCGGCCATGAGCAAATCATTGACCCGCACATGCATGCCGCAGCGGGCCTCGAGCGCTTCGATGGTCGACGCTTCGAGCACGATTTGTCTCGACAATGGTCTGGCCGAGCCACTCTGCGGATAAGGCCGTTCGCGCGGGGCTGCGGACAAAACGCGAAGCGGCTGGAGCAGGACGGTGAACATATCGCGGCCGAGAATGGGCAATTGGCGCAGGGAAAGCCCATTCAGCGCGCGCCGCAAATGACGCCTGGGCTCCACGGGCAAAGCCGGGCGCACTCCATAAAGATGAGCGCCCAGCACGTGCCCGACGGCCGCCATGCCCGCACCATCCATGGCCAAATGCGATAAACTCACGATGAGCCGACAGCCAAAGGGCGCCGGCAACACGACGACTCGAAGAGGCCGCACGCGTGTTGGATCGAGCGAGCGTTCGGTCCACATTTGCGTGTCGCTCTCCAAGTCGGCCGCGGCACCCACGTGAACCATGTCGGAAATGGGGCCATGCACGCGAACCCAGCGATCCCGAAAAAAGTGGGGTTCATAGACGCATCCGAGCACGGGAAAAGCCGCGACGGTCGCTTGCACCGCCCGCTCGATGTCGTCGCGCGAAAAGCAGCGGCGAAGATCGATGACTCCGTGCACGCACAGATCGCCATAACGATCCGCCGACCCATGAAGGCCCACGTCCGCGATGCGGGCGCGAAATTGTTCGTTTCGACGCAAGATACAGCTACCCTCGGTCGCTATTGATTCACTTGTCCTGCGAGCGCATTCATCAATGCTTTTTCTTCTTCGATCAATCGTTCGATTTTCTGGCGTGTGGAGGCCACTACCTGCTCGACGGGCGGATCTTCATCCGGGTTGTGGTACGCGCTCAGAATGCCGAGCGACGTGATCCATTCCAGTTCGTCGAAGCCCGCGCCCACTTTGCGTAAAAAGTCGGCGAGGACGAGTGTCAAGAGCTTGTAATGACCTTTGTAAGGCAATCCGAGCGAGCGGATGGGGGCGTCGCTGCTGAGCCATAACGACGACGTCACGGCGAGCGCCGTCGCGGCGGCCGCGGGCTCTTCCGCAAGGATTTCGACGACATCGGCGATCATGGTCAGGGCGCTCGGATCACGCAGCGCAACCATTCCTTTGCCCTCGAAGTGCCGACCTTCGATGACATTCGGCACGACGGTTGCGCGCAGTGCTGCTTGTCCTTCGTGGTTTTCCCAGATGGGTGCGATCTGGATGCCGGACGATTGCGTTTCCGTTCGCAGGTTCAGCGTGTGAAGCAGGATCGCTCGCGCGTCGTGCATCAAGTCGTCGGTGTCCGGGAGCGCGTAGTCATCGGGAAGCTCGAGAAACGCGCGGCCGCTGGTCGTGTCGAAGTCCATGGCGCCCTCTAACATGGATTTGGCGGGAACGGAAGCGCAAAGTTGGGCGAGGAGTTGAGCGCTTGGGGCGAGTTGTTGGAGGGCGCTCGAAGCATTGCGCGAGGGCGTTCAATAACAGCAAGCCACGGGCGGGAGGCTTGGCATATGCTGCCGCCATAAATGACTTCACCATTCGCTCCGACGTACGTGCCGTAATTGCCGGTGCTCGTGCTGGTGAAGCTGACACAAGAATAATTGGTATTTCGCCCAAAGCTCGGGGCTCCCTCGATGGTGATGGAATCGCCATCGTCTACGCTGGCGTCGAGCCACGCACCGGACGCGGGAATGGGCGTTGCAGAATTCGTCCGGATGTATTCGGCGGCATGGCAGAGGTGCGCGCCCGGAAATTCCGCATTGCAAATGGCATGGACGGCCGGGCGCCCGCCCATGTTGCCGGTAGACGTCGATGCCGTGAAGCCAGCGAAGACGGTCTTTGGTGCGCCATTACAACAAGCAAGCGGCCGCGCAGTTTGGCATGTGCTTCCGCCGTAGATGCCTTCGCCATTCGCTCCGACGTACGTGCCGTAATTACCGGTGCTCGTGCTGGTGAAGCTCACGCATGAATAATTGGTGTTTCGGCCAAACCGGTAGGATCCCTCGATGGTCACGCTGTCAGCCGGATCGACGCTCGCATCGAGCCACGCACCCGTGGCCGGAACGGTCGTCGCGGAATTGGAAAGAATGTATTCGGAAATATGGCAAAGGTGAGCGCCTGCGAATTCAGACGCGCAAATCGCATGCGCCGCTGGCCGACCTCCTATGTTGCCGGTATGCGTTGACGTGGTGAAACCAGCGAACGACGCGACATCCTCCATGTATGCGCCTGCTCCAGGCGGTCCCGCGGGCCCCTGAGGCCCCGGATTCCCCGCCGGCCCCGTCGCACCCGCGGGTCCCGCCGGCCCCATTGCCCCCGTCGGTCCCACCGGTCCCATTGCGCCCGTTGCGCCATCCGCCCCAGCGGGCCCCATGGCTCCCGTCGGCCCCATTGCGCCTGTCGCACCCGTAGCTCCCGCTGCCCCGGTCGCTCCCGTCGGCCCCATTGCGCCTGTCGCGCCTGTCGCGCCCGTAGCTCCCGCTGCCCCGGTCGCTCCCGTCGCGCCTGCCGCCCCAGTTGCCCCAGTTGCTCCCGCCGCACCTGGCGCCCCCGTGGCTCCCGTTGGCCCCGCAGGCCCAGCCGGCCCCATCAGCCCTTGCGGACCCATCGGCCCAGCCGGACCCATTGCACCTTCGAGGCCCATCGGTCCCATGGGTCCTTCTGGTCCTGTGGGTCCGGTTACGCCTGGCAGACCCATGGGTCCCTCGGGACCTGTTGGCCCTGTTACGCCGATGGGACCTTCGGGTCCTGTGGGTCCTGTCGCTCCAGGTGGTCCTGCTGGACCTTGACCAGGCTCGCCGGCTTGTTCGCCGCTGCTGCATCCCAGGACAAACCCTGGCATCGTGCCGCAAAGAACGAGCGTGAGCAGCGAGATCGAAGACAGACGTTGCAGAACCATGGCGAAGACCTCCGAGCGGTACGGCATCGCCCTTTACGCTCGTGTCCGAGCGGCTGCAAGGGTTACGTGCGGTTCGAGCGAAAGAGGCTTTGGAGCACGTGGGCTCGCCTGTAAAGTTTTGCAAAACCCCTCGCGCAGTGTGGGCGACGTGTTATTTGTACCCTCGTGCTGGCACTATTTCCCTGGTTTTCCGCGGGTCTTGCGGTCCTCGTCGTCCTCTTCGCACGGATCGTCCGTGGTCGTTTGTATGCCACCTTCGTCGGCGTGCTTCTGACGATTCATACGCTCATTGCCATTGCAATGGCGAAGGTATTCGAGCCCATCCTTCCCATTTACGCATTTCTTCATGCCGCCGTGTACGTGCACTTTGCGCTCCTCGCCGTGCCCAAAATGCGGCCCGTTTGGTACCGAGCGCTCGTCAGCGTGCCTGCCTCGTATTTCGCAGCGGCGACGTTTCTCGCGCTCCCATGGGCCATCGTCTCGGCCGTGGGATTCACGCCCCATGGCTTTTTCATTCCTTATTTGATTGCGCTGTTCGGGCTCGTGCAAAGCCTGCGGCATCGTTTCGAAGAAACCGATATCGTGCTCGATGACCAGCATGCTCCGATGCTACAGCGGTATTCTCTGGGATCGGGCAGGCAGGAGCGTCCTTTGCGTATCGTGCAAATCACCGATCCGCATCTCGGGCCGTTCATGTCGGAAAAACGTCTTCGTTCGATTGCACAGCGAGCGGTCGAAGCCGAGCCTGATCTCGTATTGCTCACCGGGGACTTTTTGACCATGGAGTCCCACGAAGCTCGCGCGTCGCTTGCAAGGGCGCTCGAACCTCTGGCGCAGCTTCCGGGGCGAGTATTTGCGTGTCGCGGCAATCACGATCACGAAGCTCCCGAAACCGTCGCGGGAGCGATGCACGACATTGGCGCCACGCTGCTCATCGACGAAGAGCGCACGGTGGAAACACCCGCCGGGCCGGTCCAAATACTCGGTATCGATTTTCATTTCCGCGACCGAGCACAACGGATGAAACGAGTTTTCGCTCGGCACCCGCGCATTGAAGGAATGAAGCGCCTCGTGCTCTTGCATGATCCGGGTGCATTTCGGCACGTGCCCGACGGAGAAGCCGACTTGGTCTTCGGCGGGCATACCCACGGTGGTCAGCTCGGTCTTTTGGTGCTCGGATTGCCCCATACGTTCGTCAGCACGTTCACGCAGATTCCAGATCATGGCCTATGGGCTCTCGGTCGTAATCGATTGTACGTGCATCGAGGGACCGGCCATTATGGATTTCCTCTTCGCGTCGGCGTGCCGTCCGAAGAGAGCCTTCTCCGCGTGCATTGGACATCGGACGAGCGGTAGTAGAGCGCCTCTGAATTGGGGAAAGGCAATTCGGGGGGTATGGGGGGCAGAGCAGTCGGCTCGTCTTTTGGGTCGTAGACCCAAAAGACTCAAAGAGCCGCCTGCGAGCCCCCCATCGTGACCAATCTCGCGAAGCGCGCGTCCCACGCGCGCGTAGCGAGCATACAAATCCTGCCCCGGTCCCGGGTCGATCCCGACCCAGCCTCGAACCCGCTTCCTTGCGCGACGAACCCGTAGTAAGCTCTGCCCGGGCAATGTTGGGTGCTCAGCCTGGCACACTCCTGGTGGGGAAATACCGCATCGAGCGGCAGCTCGGTAGCGGCGGCATGGGCGTCGTCCTCGAAGCGACGCATGTTGCGCTGGGCCAAACCGTCGCCGTCAAGCTGCTCAACGCCGAGCATGCTCGGTCGCCCGATGTCGTCGCGCGGTTCCTCCGCGAAGCGCGGATCGCAGCGACTTTGCCGTCGGAACACATCGCGCGCGTCAGCGATGTCGGCATGACCGAAACCGGCGAGCCGTACATCGTGATGGAGCGTCTCGTCGGTCGTGACCTCGATGCCGAGCTTCACATGCGCGGCAAGCTTCCCATCGCGGAGGCCGTGGATCTCATGCTCGAAGCGTGCGAAGGCGTCGCCATGGCGCACGCATACAACCTCGTGCATCGCGACCTCAAGCCGGCAAATCTTTTTCTCGCCGAAAGGCCGCTGCGCCCGCGCGTGCTCAAAGTGCTCGATTTTGGTTTGTCGAAGGAAGACACCGGAAATCACGCAGGACTCACCGGCTCCGAGACCGTCTTCGGCACCCCGCAGTACATGTCGCCCGAGCAGATCCAAAGTGCAAGAAACGTCGATGCGCGCAGTGATCAACACGCCCTCGGCATGATTCTCTACGAAATGATCGCGGGCCAGCCGGCGTTCTCGGCACCCTCCGTCACGCAGCTCATCGTCGTCATCGCGACCCATCCTCCTCCGCATGTTCGAGTGGTTCGTCCTGACGTACCTGCCAAGCTCGACGAAGCCCTCGTGCGCGCGATGGCGAAACGCCCGGCGGATCGTTTTCCGGATTTGGCAGCATTCGCCGCAGCCATTGCCCCCTTTGGTGGATCCGACGCTCGCACGCGCGCCGAGCTCGTTGCTCGAGCGCTTGTCACGCCAAACGCTCATGTGGATCCCGAGCCGAGCCGGACGTCGCGCGCGCCGACGGACGAAGCACCCACGTTGCCGCGGGATTTGCCGCGACCCGCGATGGAGACCCACTCGGCCCTGACCAGCTCCACGCGCAGCCTCGACGCGCACCGCGCTCGAAACAAACGCACGGCGATCATCGTTGCAGCGAGCGCCGTGGTGGCCGCAATCATCGTCGTCGCCCTCGTATTCGGCATGGGCGACGATGAACCGACGGTCGTTGCGGATAGCTCGTCGAGCTCGGCTGTCGCTGCAGCGCCCATCGTCGAAGCAGCGCCTCAAAAGACCGCCGCAGCGCCCACGGAAAGCGCGACTCCGGCGGCATCAGCGTCTGCTACGAGCGCGGCAAAAACGTCCAAGACTCCGGCTGGCACCAGGCCTGTGCGACAACCCAAAGACTCGGTCAAAACTTCCGTGGAGATGTTTGGTGGTAAAAGGAAATAGCCTCGCCATCGTGCTCGCGTCGATGCTTGCGCTCGTGCCCCATGCAGCTCGCGCCGACGAGCCGCCTGCGGAAACGCCTCCCGTGGAAACGCCTGCGGAAACGCCTCCTCCGGAGATGTCCCGTGCGGATGCGTTGTTCCAAGAGGGCAAACAACTTTTGGAGCAAGGAAAGTTCCTCGAAGCGTGCGACAAACTCGCAGAGAGCGACGCGCTCGATCCTGCGATCGGCACGCTTGGATTGCTCGCGGCGTGTCACGAGCAGCAGGGGCGCACGGCGACGGCATGGCGCGAATACGGCGAGACGGCGGCGCGCGCCGAGGCCGTGGGCGATGAACGCGCAGCGTTTGCCCGGGAACGCGTGAAGGCGCTCGAGCCCGAATTGCCGCGGCTGCTCGTGCGTTTGGCCAAACCTCATCCCAACGTGATGATCTATCGAAATGGCATCCGCCTGATGCCCGAAGATCTCGGCATCGTCGTGCCCGTTGATCCGGGTACGTACGAAATCGTCGTTCGATGGCCGGATAAACCGGAATTCCGTGCGACGCTCATCGCCACGTCGCGCAAGACCGCCGAGCTCGAAGTCCCCGATCCCGATCGAGTTGCGACGGCATCGACGGCGCCCTTTCGCCCCGACAAACCGGTGATACCGACTGCGCCTTCGCCGCAACGTATCGGCGCGATTGTGGCCGGTGGCGTGGGGCTCGTTGGTTTTGGCATGAGCGCCGCGTTCGCCATCTCGGCGGCCAGCAAAAACAGCGCATCCATCCCGATTGAACAGTCCTGCGGTTCGGCGGCTACGTGTCAA contains these protein-coding regions:
- a CDS encoding metallophosphoesterase encodes the protein MCTLVLALFPWFSAGLAVLVVLFARIVRGRLYATFVGVLLTIHTLIAIAMAKVFEPILPIYAFLHAAVYVHFALLAVPKMRPVWYRALVSVPASYFAAATFLALPWAIVSAVGFTPHGFFIPYLIALFGLVQSLRHRFEETDIVLDDQHAPMLQRYSLGSGRQERPLRIVQITDPHLGPFMSEKRLRSIAQRAVEAEPDLVLLTGDFLTMESHEARASLARALEPLAQLPGRVFACRGNHDHEAPETVAGAMHDIGATLLIDEERTVETPAGPVQILGIDFHFRDRAQRMKRVFARHPRIEGMKRLVLLHDPGAFRHVPDGEADLVFGGHTHGGQLGLLVLGLPHTFVSTFTQIPDHGLWALGRNRLYVHRGTGHYGFPLRVGVPSEESLLRVHWTSDER
- a CDS encoding collagen-like protein, translated to MVLQRLSSISLLTLVLCGTMPGFVLGCSSGEQAGEPGQGPAGPPGATGPTGPEGPIGVTGPTGPEGPMGLPGVTGPTGPEGPMGPMGLEGAMGPAGPMGPQGLMGPAGPAGPTGATGAPGAAGATGATGAAGATGATGAAGATGATGATGAMGPTGATGAAGATGATGAMGPTGAMGPAGADGATGAMGPVGPTGAMGPAGPAGATGPAGNPGPQGPAGPPGAGAYMEDVASFAGFTTSTHTGNIGGRPAAHAICASEFAGAHLCHISEYILSNSATTVPATGAWLDASVDPADSVTIEGSYRFGRNTNYSCVSFTSTSTGNYGTYVGANGEGIYGGSTCQTARPLACCNGAPKTVFAGFTASTSTGNMGGRPAVHAICNAEFPGAHLCHAAEYIRTNSATPIPASGAWLDASVDDGDSITIEGAPSFGRNTNYSCVSFTSTSTGNYGTYVGANGEVIYGGSICQASRPWLAVIERPRAMLRAPSNNSPQALNSSPNFALPFPPNPC
- a CDS encoding serine/threonine protein kinase, producing MLGAQPGTLLVGKYRIERQLGSGGMGVVLEATHVALGQTVAVKLLNAEHARSPDVVARFLREARIAATLPSEHIARVSDVGMTETGEPYIVMERLVGRDLDAELHMRGKLPIAEAVDLMLEACEGVAMAHAYNLVHRDLKPANLFLAERPLRPRVLKVLDFGLSKEDTGNHAGLTGSETVFGTPQYMSPEQIQSARNVDARSDQHALGMILYEMIAGQPAFSAPSVTQLIVVIATHPPPHVRVVRPDVPAKLDEALVRAMAKRPADRFPDLAAFAAAIAPFGGSDARTRAELVARALVTPNAHVDPEPSRTSRAPTDEAPTLPRDLPRPAMETHSALTSSTRSLDAHRARNKRTAIIVAASAVVAAIIVVALVFGMGDDEPTVVADSSSSSAVAAAPIVEAAPQKTAAAPTESATPAASASATSAAKTSKTPAGTRPVRQPKDSVKTSVEMFGGKRK